The proteins below come from a single Ictalurus punctatus breed USDA103 chromosome 29, Coco_2.0, whole genome shotgun sequence genomic window:
- the wu:fc17b08 gene encoding microtubule-associated protein futsch isoform X2 — protein sequence MMTTLCAASETSSQKNSGVEKILELLLGTRILEDLSQFKDYKPPSVSNWSFDENCLFCCLRREKVKEHVIALNNKIVESGGKPLLGKDHCNLSRLEWQVEEFLNAVLHRKEYTPRIPDPHIPVVACDTMQQMINRLMVHYTSNNNSQDSPQHNGMDQSLVKTHSSRSLIAVVTPTVAASTQNPVLSKLLMDDQDAPLDLSVKKVRPEISDQDGALDLSIKKSHNPDSMLLRSPHVNLTIPVIKRQDSDSGFAKARDLQSLSTLEQFMAKLCSHHQRQIADAFGFLQTEVNAVASSSEVQVSTPAVPEKSISLDCAEEKSAIQGTEDTLPVARDKNGGQESHVSKNNEVSPAEQSLKADGPSIKKGSSIVIGQTDIGVNEDDNGEFRSTNIQPKCPTLLILKNNLGNLEAKKLSEVGSVILQPNTGTLEQGPCASDTQSHTDCTDHDIGALSSCSTNQGHTDPKCLPVRSNDISVKPCSIQRATNGFSPNFSRTAKKSCRGSYSQPRLGSIGNIVNDPDNNYDIVYVGKPITECKLQSQSHMLPRKNARKSTRGHLCFGDCLEIKTVRTLACKSAQNGSGNYPVPMPDLTTSIAPKQALSKPDGLPAMTVPFTGDCMETVMNKNLSDHSVVTEIPGDVVEISSEDLIVEPSQTGQSQPKEQIPSLLADEECGQFVQQDLGIHAISDSSERTLNSAVENETTEKIEFTAKEIIDASSSGVVLGGVETEVHGQNVATETLLNTVSSSIENNSSESEDFIVGSDLKSKNAAKCDFLPESQEQTKFLRKQVMTCTDNSTLLQMTCVNEASMKVVDSTNPGKVELRMSDLVVEEFTTKGVAKHAPSSDRCLRSGVSKGISEQTAVSDMSYQTKPAELQTDIHERNILESKRSLMCSKSKHTEENVPCQGAQYNVDVTDFNPESAQQADSIGNKVCTRQKQKLMMVKEMESDKKQKVQELPTPNDELKGQGNLMNDAPEIEVNCPPGSSESPGKNSPGKSIRVSERMPFRNRSSQSEHSVGDSCSPTKNIPHTPERMPLRSRNSISVDQPVGGDSCSSPTAVPVEKLGRMPLRSRNSGFAEQTVGKDSCISPNTSNLDSVARMPLRSRHSSAVSRHVIESSSDVIKDTSGTITEQSSGEDSGVTSKKLASTGHMPLRSGSGLMVEQSSSCNSCGSDAGTVSESPGRMSLRRSNTFSAEKQDCLQTPPKSKKLSPRLQKMAKTSVPSLIHKGEHNKNTANIKTDKLYNDQMKVFSIPDSFTSFNLPTTSPLIPSPCKFLEALNGEANQHLISDLNSKFEKMQKGWVQMDKEGQPAPKPKNKADRLKEIWKSKRRIRKPRSFEQHKFSPVQMLFMKSFDLPNICRWFLQSTETKSLVIVKKVNTRLPSETQLGFQSSPSVPESSDGVFPSLQAERLKKHLKKFAIASPVKSNPKNKRLIAKALAQAISKGKEKREPRAATRISSKPQSTTGLIQKQSHENHSKVAASTKNPASARILRKYSNMREKKQVQQNSLKNLKRSVVEVDSSHSITKKVSKEKLPTRRGQKSAIVKEVKQLAKKAKAPAAKEKIPKGGRGLRDLNEKSGISSERVLPRVLKSNRVTAPKTMSKKEMLAKTGKSQHTKSDKKSPLHKGPESLMSPFQIMDTQPLLSEDQVLTRSQRKMEATLAQTGSPKTSTKRALETSITSVKRTRTSK from the exons atgatgacaACGCTCTGTGCTGCTTCTGAGACCTCCTCTCAGAAAAATAGTG GTGTTGAGAAGATCTTGGAGTTGTTACTTGGGACAAGAATTTTAGAGGACCTAAGTCAGTTCAAAG ATTATAAGCCTCCAAGTGTGTCAAATTGGTCATTTGATGAAAATTGTCTTTTCTGCTGCTTAAGACGAGAGAAAGTGAAG GAACATGTAATTGCGCTCAATAACAAAATTGTGGAAAGTGGAGGCAAACCTTTACTTGGCAAGGATCATTGTAATCTCAGCAGACTTGAGTGGCAAGTAGAAGAATTCCTCAATGCAGTCTTGCACAGGAAAG AATACACACCAAGGATTCCAGATCCTCACATCCCTGTGGTGGCTTGTGATACCATGCAACAAATGATCAATCGCTTAATGGTGCATTATACCTCAAATAACAACTCTCAGGACTCGCCTCAGCACAATGGAATGGACCAAAGCCTGGTGAAAACTCACTCTAGCAGATCACTCATTGCTGTTGTTACACCTACGGTTGCTGCTTCAACACAGAACCCTGTCCTCAGTAAGCTCCTCATGGATGACCAAGATGCACCTCTGGACCTTTCAGTGAAGAAGGTCAGACCAGAAATCAGTGATCAAG ATGGTGCTCTGGATCTTTCAATCAAGAAGAGTCATAATCCAGACAGCATGCTCCTCAGAAGCCCTCATGTGAATTTGACAATACCAGTTATTAAAAG GCAAGATTCGGATTCAGGTTTTGCTAAAGCAAGAGATCTGCAGTCATTGTCCACATTAGAGCAGTTTATGGCTAAGCTATGTTCGCATCACCAACGGCAGATTGCTGACGCATTTGGATTCTTGCAAACTGAAGTAAACGCTGTGGCTTCCTCCAGTGAAGTGCAAGTGTCCACCCCAGCAGTCCCAGAAAAATCAATAAGCTTAGACTGTGCAGAAGAAAAGTCAGCGATTCAAGGTACTGAAGACACTTTGCCTGTAGCAAGAGACAAGAATGGGGGCCAAGAATCCCATGTTTCCAAAAATAATGAAGTTTCACCTGCAGAACAGTCCCTGAAAGCTGATGGGCCATCAATTAAAAAAGGATCTTCAATAGTTATTGGTCAGACAGATATCGGAGTTAATGAGGACGATAATGGTGAGTTTAGGAGTACAAACATTCAGCCTAAGTGTCCAACTCTACTGATCTTGAAAAACAACCTTGGAAACCTTGAAGCCAAAAAGTTGTCTGAGGTTGGCTCAGTCATTCTACAACCTAATACTGGCACTTTAGAGCAGGGCCCATGTGCCTctgacacacagtcacacacagatTGCACTGATCATGATATTGGTGCACTGTCTTCATGTTCTACGAATCAAGGACACACTGACCCTAAATGCCTTCCAGTACGGAGCAATGACATTTCTGTTAAACCCTGCTCAATTCAAAGGGCCACAAATGGATTTTCGCCTAATTTCTCAAGAACGGCCAAGAAAAGTTGCAGAGGCTCTTACTCTCAACCCAGGCTTGGCTCAATAGGTAACATTGTAAATGATCCTGACAATAATTATGACATTGTCTATGTAGGAAAACCCATTACTGAATGTAAGCTTCAATCACAGAGCCATATGCTTCCAAGGAAAAATGCTAGAAAAAGCACAAGAGGACATCTGTGTTTTGGGGATTGCTTGGAGATAAAAACAGTGCGAACATTGGCCTGTAAGTCTGCTCAGAATGGTAGTGGGAATTATCCTGTTCCTATGCCGGATTTAACCACATCAATTGCCCCAAAGCAGGCACTTTCTAAACCTGATGGTTTACCTGCTATGACTGTACCTTTTACTGGGGATTGTATGGAAACTGTGATGAACAAAAACCTGTCTGATCACTCAGTGGTGACAGAAATACCTGGAGATGTTGTTGAAATATCAAGTGAGGATTTGATTGTAGAACCTAGTCAAACAGGTCAATCTCAGCCAAAAGAACAAATTCCCTCTTTACTTGCAGACGAGGAATGTGGTCAATTTGTGCAGCAGGATCTGGGTATACATGCCATTTCAGACAGTAGTGAAAGAACTCTCAATTCTGCTGTGGAAAATGAAACAACTGAAAAAATAGAATTTACAGCAAAAGAAATTATAGATGCGTCTTCATCTGGTGTGGTATTGGGTGGGGTAGAAACAGAGGTCCATGGTCAAAATGTAGCCACAGAGACATTGCTAAATACAGTCTCCTCAAGCATAGAAAACAATTCATCCGAGTCAGAAGATTTCATAGTAGGAAGTGATTTGAAAAGTAAAAATGCTGCGAAGTGCGATTTCCTACCAGAGTCCCAAGAACAGACTAAATTTTTAAGAAAACAGGTAATGACATGTACAGATAACAGCACATTGTTACAAATGACATGTGTAAATGAAGCAAGCATGAAAGTAGTGGATTCTACAAATCCAGGTAAAGTCGAGTTGAGGATGTCTGATTTAGTGGTTGAGGAATTTACAACAAAGGGTGTTGCAAAACATGCCCCCTCTTCAGATAGGTGTTTGCGAAGTGGAGTCTCCAAAGGCATATCTGAACAAACAGCTGTCTCTGACATGTCATACCAGACAAAACCAGCTGAATTGCAGACAGATATTCATGAAAGAAATATTCTAGAGTCCAAACGGTCCTTGATGTGTTCTAAATCGAAGCATACTGAAGAAAACGTGCCATGTCAGGGTGCTCAGTATAACGTAGATGTCACGGATTTTAATCCTGAGAGTGCGCAGCAGGCTGACAGTATAGGTAACAAAGTGTGCACAAGACAGAAGCAAAAGCTAATGATGGTGAAGGAAATGGAGTCTGACAAAAAGCAGAAGGTCCAAGAGCTCCCAACACCAAATGATGAGCTTAAAGGTCAAGGTAATTTGATGAATGATGCTCCTGAAATTGAGGTGAACTGTCCTCCAGGGAGTTCTGAATCTCCTGGAAAGAACAGCCCTGGGAAATCCATAAGGGTTTCTGAAAGAATGCCTTTTAGAAACCGGAGCAGTCAAAGTGAGCATTCTGTTGGTGACTCCTGTTCACCTACCAAAAATATTCCACACACCCCTGAACGAATGCCTTTGAGAAGCAGGAATAGCATTAGTGTTGATCAGCCTGTGGGTGGAGATTCTTGCAGTTCCCCCACTGCAGTCCCTGTAGAGAAGCTTGGACGAATGCCTTTGAGAAGCAGGAATAGTGGTTTCGCCGAGCAGACTGTTGGCAAAGATTCCTGCATTTCCCCAAATACAAGCAATTTAGACAGTGTGGCACGCATGCCTTTGAGAAGCCGACATAGTAGTGCAGTCAGTCGCCATGTCATTGAAAGTTCCTCTGATGTGATCAAGGATACATCAGGCACAATCACTGAACAATCCAGTGGTGAGGATAGTGGTGTTACCAGTAAGAAATTAGCAAGCACTGGACACATGCCTCTAAGAAGTGGAAGTGGTCTGATGGTAGAACAGTCATCCAGCTGCAATTCATGTGGTTCAGATGCTGGAACTGTCTCAGAGAGCCCTGGACGCATGTCGTTGAGAAGGAGCAATACTTTTAGTGCTGAAAAGCAGGATTGTTTACAAACACCTCCCAAGAGTAAAAAGCTTTCTCCAAGACTTCAGAAGATGGCCAAAACATCTGTACCTTCATTAATCCATAAGGGAGAACACAACAAGAACACTGCTAACATCAAGACTGATAAACTTTATAATGACCAAATGAAAGTCTTTTCTATCCCAGATTCATTTACTTCATTTAACCTACCAACCACCAGTCCTTTAATCCCCAGTCCATGCAAGTTTTTGGAGGCTTTAAATGGGGAAGCAAACCAACATTTGATTTCAGATTTAAATAGCAAATTTGAAAAGATGCAAAAAGGGTGGGTTCAAATGGACAAAGAGGGACAGCCTGcaccaaaaccaaaaaacaaggCAGACAGACTAAAGGAAATATGGAAAAGCAAACGAAGAATTAGGAAACCAAGGTCATTTGAGCAGCACAAATTCTCTCCTGTGCAAATGTTATTTATGAAATCGTTTGACCTTCCCAATATATGTCGCTGGTTCTTGCAGTCAACGGAAACAAAATCTCTTGTTATTGTAAAGAAGGTGAACACAAGGCTTCCATCTGAAACGCAATTGGGTTTTCAATCCTCGCCTTCTGTGCCAGAGTCATCTGATGGAGTATTCCCAAGTCTACAGGCTGAACGCTTAAAAAAGCACCTGAAAAAGTTTGCTATTGCATCCCCTGTGAAGAGCAACCCCAAGAACAAAAGGCTAATTGCTAAAGCTTTAGCCCAGGCTATCTCTAAGGGCAAAGAAAAACGAGAACCTAGAGCTGCCACACGGATCTCTTCAAAACCACAGAGCACTACTGGTTTGATACAGAAACAGTCCCATGAGAACCACAGCAAGGTTGCTGCAAGTACAAAAAATCCAGCAAGTGCTAGAATTCTGAGAAAATATTCCAATATGCGTGAGAAAAAACAAGTCCAACAAAACTCACTGAAGAATTTAAAGAGGTCGGTAGTAGAGGTAGACAGTAGCCATTCCATAACAAAGAAGGTCTCTAAAGAAAAATTGCCCACAAGGAGAGGACAAAAATCAGCCATTGTCAAGGAAGTGAAACAGTTGGCTAAAAAAGCTAAAGCCCCTGCAGCAAAAGAGAAAATCCCAAAAGGTGGTAGAGGGTTAAgagatttaaatgaaaagagTGGAATCTCCTCCGAGAGGGTGCTTCCCAGAGTATTAAAATCTAACCGTGTAACTGCTCCTAAAACCATGAGTAAAAAAGAAATGCTGGCGAAAACTGGGAAATCGCAACACACAAAAAGTGATAAGAAATCACCTCTTCATAAAGGTCCTGAAAGTTTAATGTCTCCATTTCAAATTATGGACACACAGCCTCTGTTATCAGAAGACCAGGTTCTCACAAGGTCTCAGAGAAAGATGGAAGCCACACTTGCACAAACTGGATCCCCAAAAACCTCTACAAAAAGAGCCTTGGAAACCTCAATCACATCAGTCAAGCGGACACGAACATCAAAGTGA
- the wu:fc17b08 gene encoding microtubule-associated protein futsch isoform X4, giving the protein MMTTLCAASETSSQKNSDYKPPSVSNWSFDENCLFCCLRREKVKEHVIALNNKIVESGGKPLLGKDHCNLSRLEWQVEEFLNAVLHRKEYTPRIPDPHIPVVACDTMQQMINRLMVHYTSNNNSQDSPQHNGMDQSLVKTHSSRSLIAVVTPTVAASTQNPVLSKLLMDDQDAPLDLSVKKVRPEISDQDGALDLSIKKSHNPDSMLLRSPHVNLTIPVIKRQDSDSGFAKARDLQSLSTLEQFMAKLCSHHQRQIADAFGFLQTEVNAVASSSEVQVSTPAVPEKSISLDCAEEKSAIQGTEDTLPVARDKNGGQESHVSKNNEVSPAEQSLKADGPSIKKGSSIVIGQTDIGVNEDDNGEFRSTNIQPKCPTLLILKNNLGNLEAKKLSEVGSVILQPNTGTLEQGPCASDTQSHTDCTDHDIGALSSCSTNQGHTDPKCLPVRSNDISVKPCSIQRATNGFSPNFSRTAKKSCRGSYSQPRLGSIGNIVNDPDNNYDIVYVGKPITECKLQSQSHMLPRKNARKSTRGHLCFGDCLEIKTVRTLACKSAQNGSGNYPVPMPDLTTSIAPKQALSKPDGLPAMTVPFTGDCMETVMNKNLSDHSVVTEIPGDVVEISSEDLIVEPSQTGQSQPKEQIPSLLADEECGQFVQQDLGIHAISDSSERTLNSAVENETTEKIEFTAKEIIDASSSGVVLGGVETEVHGQNVATETLLNTVSSSIENNSSESEDFIVGSDLKSKNAAKCDFLPESQEQTKFLRKQVMTCTDNSTLLQMTCVNEASMKVVDSTNPGKVELRMSDLVVEEFTTKGVAKHAPSSDRCLRSGVSKGISEQTAVSDMSYQTKPAELQTDIHERNILESKRSLMCSKSKHTEENVPCQGAQYNVDVTDFNPESAQQADSIGNKVCTRQKQKLMMVKEMESDKKQKVQELPTPNDELKGQGNLMNDAPEIEVNCPPGSSESPGKNSPGKSIRVSERMPFRNRSSQSEHSVGDSCSPTKNIPHTPERMPLRSRNSISVDQPVGGDSCSSPTAVPVEKLGRMPLRSRNSGFAEQTVGKDSCISPNTSNLDSVARMPLRSRHSSAVSRHVIESSSDVIKDTSGTITEQSSGEDSGVTSKKLASTGHMPLRSGSGLMVEQSSSCNSCGSDAGTVSESPGRMSLRRSNTFSAEKQDCLQTPPKSKKLSPRLQKMAKTSVPSLIHKGEHNKNTANIKTDKLYNDQMKVFSIPDSFTSFNLPTTSPLIPSPCKFLEALNGEANQHLISDLNSKFEKMQKGWVQMDKEGQPAPKPKNKADRLKEIWKSKRRIRKPRSFEQHKFSPVQMLFMKSFDLPNICRWFLQSTETKSLVIVKKVNTRLPSETQLGFQSSPSVPESSDGVFPSLQAERLKKHLKKFAIASPVKSNPKNKRLIAKALAQAISKGKEKREPRAATRISSKPQSTTGLIQKQSHENHSKVAASTKNPASARILRKYSNMREKKQVQQNSLKNLKRSVVEVDSSHSITKKVSKEKLPTRRGQKSAIVKEVKQLAKKAKAPAAKEKIPKGGRGLRDLNEKSGISSERVLPRVLKSNRVTAPKTMSKKEMLAKTGKSQHTKSDKKSPLHKGPESLMSPFQIMDTQPLLSEDQVLTRSQRKMEATLAQTGSPKTSTKRALETSITSVKRTRTSK; this is encoded by the exons atgatgacaACGCTCTGTGCTGCTTCTGAGACCTCCTCTCAGAAAAATAGTG ATTATAAGCCTCCAAGTGTGTCAAATTGGTCATTTGATGAAAATTGTCTTTTCTGCTGCTTAAGACGAGAGAAAGTGAAG GAACATGTAATTGCGCTCAATAACAAAATTGTGGAAAGTGGAGGCAAACCTTTACTTGGCAAGGATCATTGTAATCTCAGCAGACTTGAGTGGCAAGTAGAAGAATTCCTCAATGCAGTCTTGCACAGGAAAG AATACACACCAAGGATTCCAGATCCTCACATCCCTGTGGTGGCTTGTGATACCATGCAACAAATGATCAATCGCTTAATGGTGCATTATACCTCAAATAACAACTCTCAGGACTCGCCTCAGCACAATGGAATGGACCAAAGCCTGGTGAAAACTCACTCTAGCAGATCACTCATTGCTGTTGTTACACCTACGGTTGCTGCTTCAACACAGAACCCTGTCCTCAGTAAGCTCCTCATGGATGACCAAGATGCACCTCTGGACCTTTCAGTGAAGAAGGTCAGACCAGAAATCAGTGATCAAG ATGGTGCTCTGGATCTTTCAATCAAGAAGAGTCATAATCCAGACAGCATGCTCCTCAGAAGCCCTCATGTGAATTTGACAATACCAGTTATTAAAAG GCAAGATTCGGATTCAGGTTTTGCTAAAGCAAGAGATCTGCAGTCATTGTCCACATTAGAGCAGTTTATGGCTAAGCTATGTTCGCATCACCAACGGCAGATTGCTGACGCATTTGGATTCTTGCAAACTGAAGTAAACGCTGTGGCTTCCTCCAGTGAAGTGCAAGTGTCCACCCCAGCAGTCCCAGAAAAATCAATAAGCTTAGACTGTGCAGAAGAAAAGTCAGCGATTCAAGGTACTGAAGACACTTTGCCTGTAGCAAGAGACAAGAATGGGGGCCAAGAATCCCATGTTTCCAAAAATAATGAAGTTTCACCTGCAGAACAGTCCCTGAAAGCTGATGGGCCATCAATTAAAAAAGGATCTTCAATAGTTATTGGTCAGACAGATATCGGAGTTAATGAGGACGATAATGGTGAGTTTAGGAGTACAAACATTCAGCCTAAGTGTCCAACTCTACTGATCTTGAAAAACAACCTTGGAAACCTTGAAGCCAAAAAGTTGTCTGAGGTTGGCTCAGTCATTCTACAACCTAATACTGGCACTTTAGAGCAGGGCCCATGTGCCTctgacacacagtcacacacagatTGCACTGATCATGATATTGGTGCACTGTCTTCATGTTCTACGAATCAAGGACACACTGACCCTAAATGCCTTCCAGTACGGAGCAATGACATTTCTGTTAAACCCTGCTCAATTCAAAGGGCCACAAATGGATTTTCGCCTAATTTCTCAAGAACGGCCAAGAAAAGTTGCAGAGGCTCTTACTCTCAACCCAGGCTTGGCTCAATAGGTAACATTGTAAATGATCCTGACAATAATTATGACATTGTCTATGTAGGAAAACCCATTACTGAATGTAAGCTTCAATCACAGAGCCATATGCTTCCAAGGAAAAATGCTAGAAAAAGCACAAGAGGACATCTGTGTTTTGGGGATTGCTTGGAGATAAAAACAGTGCGAACATTGGCCTGTAAGTCTGCTCAGAATGGTAGTGGGAATTATCCTGTTCCTATGCCGGATTTAACCACATCAATTGCCCCAAAGCAGGCACTTTCTAAACCTGATGGTTTACCTGCTATGACTGTACCTTTTACTGGGGATTGTATGGAAACTGTGATGAACAAAAACCTGTCTGATCACTCAGTGGTGACAGAAATACCTGGAGATGTTGTTGAAATATCAAGTGAGGATTTGATTGTAGAACCTAGTCAAACAGGTCAATCTCAGCCAAAAGAACAAATTCCCTCTTTACTTGCAGACGAGGAATGTGGTCAATTTGTGCAGCAGGATCTGGGTATACATGCCATTTCAGACAGTAGTGAAAGAACTCTCAATTCTGCTGTGGAAAATGAAACAACTGAAAAAATAGAATTTACAGCAAAAGAAATTATAGATGCGTCTTCATCTGGTGTGGTATTGGGTGGGGTAGAAACAGAGGTCCATGGTCAAAATGTAGCCACAGAGACATTGCTAAATACAGTCTCCTCAAGCATAGAAAACAATTCATCCGAGTCAGAAGATTTCATAGTAGGAAGTGATTTGAAAAGTAAAAATGCTGCGAAGTGCGATTTCCTACCAGAGTCCCAAGAACAGACTAAATTTTTAAGAAAACAGGTAATGACATGTACAGATAACAGCACATTGTTACAAATGACATGTGTAAATGAAGCAAGCATGAAAGTAGTGGATTCTACAAATCCAGGTAAAGTCGAGTTGAGGATGTCTGATTTAGTGGTTGAGGAATTTACAACAAAGGGTGTTGCAAAACATGCCCCCTCTTCAGATAGGTGTTTGCGAAGTGGAGTCTCCAAAGGCATATCTGAACAAACAGCTGTCTCTGACATGTCATACCAGACAAAACCAGCTGAATTGCAGACAGATATTCATGAAAGAAATATTCTAGAGTCCAAACGGTCCTTGATGTGTTCTAAATCGAAGCATACTGAAGAAAACGTGCCATGTCAGGGTGCTCAGTATAACGTAGATGTCACGGATTTTAATCCTGAGAGTGCGCAGCAGGCTGACAGTATAGGTAACAAAGTGTGCACAAGACAGAAGCAAAAGCTAATGATGGTGAAGGAAATGGAGTCTGACAAAAAGCAGAAGGTCCAAGAGCTCCCAACACCAAATGATGAGCTTAAAGGTCAAGGTAATTTGATGAATGATGCTCCTGAAATTGAGGTGAACTGTCCTCCAGGGAGTTCTGAATCTCCTGGAAAGAACAGCCCTGGGAAATCCATAAGGGTTTCTGAAAGAATGCCTTTTAGAAACCGGAGCAGTCAAAGTGAGCATTCTGTTGGTGACTCCTGTTCACCTACCAAAAATATTCCACACACCCCTGAACGAATGCCTTTGAGAAGCAGGAATAGCATTAGTGTTGATCAGCCTGTGGGTGGAGATTCTTGCAGTTCCCCCACTGCAGTCCCTGTAGAGAAGCTTGGACGAATGCCTTTGAGAAGCAGGAATAGTGGTTTCGCCGAGCAGACTGTTGGCAAAGATTCCTGCATTTCCCCAAATACAAGCAATTTAGACAGTGTGGCACGCATGCCTTTGAGAAGCCGACATAGTAGTGCAGTCAGTCGCCATGTCATTGAAAGTTCCTCTGATGTGATCAAGGATACATCAGGCACAATCACTGAACAATCCAGTGGTGAGGATAGTGGTGTTACCAGTAAGAAATTAGCAAGCACTGGACACATGCCTCTAAGAAGTGGAAGTGGTCTGATGGTAGAACAGTCATCCAGCTGCAATTCATGTGGTTCAGATGCTGGAACTGTCTCAGAGAGCCCTGGACGCATGTCGTTGAGAAGGAGCAATACTTTTAGTGCTGAAAAGCAGGATTGTTTACAAACACCTCCCAAGAGTAAAAAGCTTTCTCCAAGACTTCAGAAGATGGCCAAAACATCTGTACCTTCATTAATCCATAAGGGAGAACACAACAAGAACACTGCTAACATCAAGACTGATAAACTTTATAATGACCAAATGAAAGTCTTTTCTATCCCAGATTCATTTACTTCATTTAACCTACCAACCACCAGTCCTTTAATCCCCAGTCCATGCAAGTTTTTGGAGGCTTTAAATGGGGAAGCAAACCAACATTTGATTTCAGATTTAAATAGCAAATTTGAAAAGATGCAAAAAGGGTGGGTTCAAATGGACAAAGAGGGACAGCCTGcaccaaaaccaaaaaacaaggCAGACAGACTAAAGGAAATATGGAAAAGCAAACGAAGAATTAGGAAACCAAGGTCATTTGAGCAGCACAAATTCTCTCCTGTGCAAATGTTATTTATGAAATCGTTTGACCTTCCCAATATATGTCGCTGGTTCTTGCAGTCAACGGAAACAAAATCTCTTGTTATTGTAAAGAAGGTGAACACAAGGCTTCCATCTGAAACGCAATTGGGTTTTCAATCCTCGCCTTCTGTGCCAGAGTCATCTGATGGAGTATTCCCAAGTCTACAGGCTGAACGCTTAAAAAAGCACCTGAAAAAGTTTGCTATTGCATCCCCTGTGAAGAGCAACCCCAAGAACAAAAGGCTAATTGCTAAAGCTTTAGCCCAGGCTATCTCTAAGGGCAAAGAAAAACGAGAACCTAGAGCTGCCACACGGATCTCTTCAAAACCACAGAGCACTACTGGTTTGATACAGAAACAGTCCCATGAGAACCACAGCAAGGTTGCTGCAAGTACAAAAAATCCAGCAAGTGCTAGAATTCTGAGAAAATATTCCAATATGCGTGAGAAAAAACAAGTCCAACAAAACTCACTGAAGAATTTAAAGAGGTCGGTAGTAGAGGTAGACAGTAGCCATTCCATAACAAAGAAGGTCTCTAAAGAAAAATTGCCCACAAGGAGAGGACAAAAATCAGCCATTGTCAAGGAAGTGAAACAGTTGGCTAAAAAAGCTAAAGCCCCTGCAGCAAAAGAGAAAATCCCAAAAGGTGGTAGAGGGTTAAgagatttaaatgaaaagagTGGAATCTCCTCCGAGAGGGTGCTTCCCAGAGTATTAAAATCTAACCGTGTAACTGCTCCTAAAACCATGAGTAAAAAAGAAATGCTGGCGAAAACTGGGAAATCGCAACACACAAAAAGTGATAAGAAATCACCTCTTCATAAAGGTCCTGAAAGTTTAATGTCTCCATTTCAAATTATGGACACACAGCCTCTGTTATCAGAAGACCAGGTTCTCACAAGGTCTCAGAGAAAGATGGAAGCCACACTTGCACAAACTGGATCCCCAAAAACCTCTACAAAAAGAGCCTTGGAAACCTCAATCACATCAGTCAAGCGGACACGAACATCAAAGTGA